One Papaver somniferum cultivar HN1 chromosome 10, ASM357369v1, whole genome shotgun sequence genomic window carries:
- the LOC113316938 gene encoding F-box protein CPR1-like, protein MVNLPWDILSDILVRLPVKSIARFRCVNKGWCYLLKNPEFLKRQYKHAVEMNRFSIMFHNQNDIYTFRYDPSSSTCESSGHIEYPVKSYRGIEYFGCCNGLVLLRQINKSNSHLLILWNPSSNECKKLPNPATRLNVWQVSEEYGIGYDHQIVDFKVVCLAQDFFSNWCKVLVYTLRSNSWRRLEDIPVHMFDNTVKIPDMGRLPVNGAVQWRV, encoded by the coding sequence ATGGTGAATTTACCATGGGATATCCTCTCAGACATCCTGGTTCGGTTGCCTGTGAAGTCGATTGCACGATTCAGGTGTGTAAACAAAGGGTGGTGCTATTTATTGAAAAACCCTGAATTTCTTAAAAGACAATATAAGCATGCTGTTGAGATGAACAGATTTAGTATCATGTTTCACAATCAGAATGATATTTATACCTTTCGTTATGATCCATCATCTTCCACATGTGAGAGCTCTGGTCATATTGAATACCCTGTTAAATCTTATAGGggaattgagtattttggatgtTGTAATGGCTTGGTTTTGTTGAGGCAGATTAATAAGTCAAATTCTCATTTACTCATCCTTTGGAACCCATCGAGTAACGAATGTAAGAAGTTACCAAATCCAGCAACTAGATTGAATGTGTGGCAGGTTTCCGAAGAATATGGAATTGGTTATGATCACCAGATTGTGGATTTCAAAGTTGTATGTTTAGCTCAGGATTTTTTTAGTAACTGGTGTAAGGTTCTGGTGTATACACTAAGATCAAATTCATGGAGAAGACTTGAGGACATCCCGGTTCATATGTTCGATAATACCGTTAAAATACCTGATATGGGTCGTTTACCTGTTAACGGAGCTGTTCAGTGGAGAGTGTAA